CGGGGTATCGCAATCAATCCCCGGAGGGAGGACCTCCGGTCCGCCGCCCTGGACGCAGGCCTTCCGGTGAAGGATATCCGGCAGCTCAAGGCGGAGATCGAGAAGATCACGGGAATCCCCGACGAGGTGAAGTTCTCCGGTGAGATCGTGGGGCTCGTGGAATACCGGGACGGCACCATCATCGACACCATCCGGAAGGTTCTGTAAGCCCTCTGAAGCAAACGGGCCCGCCCAAACAACCGGGGCGGGCCCTGTTTTTTCATTCGTCACGGCACCGCCTTCACCATACCTCCGTCAGCGAGGATGGTCTGCCCGGTAATGTAGGTGTTCGCCTCTGAGCCCAGAAAGACGGCGAGCCTGCCGTACTCCGCCGGGTCGCCGTACCGCCCCAGGGGAATGCGGGAGAGGGCGGTCCTGCTCACGTCCTCCACGGGAAGGCCTTTCCGCTCGGCCAGCGCCCGGTCAAGCTGCCGGATCCGCTCTGTGTCGAACCGGCCCGGCCCGATGGCGTTCACCAGGATGCCGTAGGGGGCGAACTCCGCCGACAGGGTCTTGGTCAGACCAACGACTCCGAGACGGAAGGTGTTGGAGAGAATCAGGTTTTCCAGCACTTCCCTGACGGAGGAGGATGTGGAGTTGATGATCCTCCCCCATCCCTTCGCCTTCATCAGGGGCAGCACCTCACGGGTCGCCCGCACGCAGCTCAGCAGGGTCAGCTCAAAGGCCTTCACCCACGTCTCGTCGTCAAAGCTCTCGAAGGTGCCCGCAGGAGGCCCGCCGGCATTGTTCACCAGAACATCCACGGAACCGGTCTTCTCCGAGGCGAAAGCCACAAGCCGCTTCAGATCCCCGGGCCGGGTGACGTCGCACGGGAGATAGCGGGGACGCCTGCCGGAGATTTTTTCCAGGTCCGCCGCCGCGGCTGCGAGCTTTTCTTCTCCCCTGCCGGAAATCACCACGAGAGCACCCTCCTTCAGGAATTCTCCCGCCACCGCCTTGCCCAATCCCGACCCCGAGGCCAGGACAAGGACCGTTTTGTCTGTGAGTCCAAAATCCATGATCATCCCTCCTTCGGAATATCACAGCATTGAACCAATTATACCCCACCCCCTTTATTTATGTTAAATGCATTGCATGCCCTGCGGACTATTCCCAAATCACCGGGAATGCCGTACAATAAGGCACCACAGCGGAAAATCCTTTGAAAAACAGGAGGTATCCCATGAACAAACTTACCCTGCGAGCCCGTCTCTGGATCCTTGCGCTGGTTCCCGTCCTCGGCGTTATCGGGACGTCGGTTTTCTCCATGTACTCGGCAAACTCGGTCTATTCGGACCTCCTTGAACGGATCCACAAGGAAGCCTTCGTGGCCCAGAGCCTGGTCATCAACGGCGACCGGGATCTCTACCAGGCCCTGGTCGCCAAGCAGGCCCTCCTTGCCGGGGGTCCGGGGCCCGATTTCGAGAAAAATCTGAAGGATTTCCGGGAGAACGTGGTCCAGGTGAAGGACAGGCTCAACCGGGCGGAACAGATTCTTTCAGCCCACAGGAGCGGCTGGTCCGACTTCCGCCTCGAGGGGAAGCCGGAGTCCATATTCGACGAATTTACCGCCCTGAAGGCCGATTTCCCGCGATGGGAAACCGCATCGGAGAAACAGATCGAGGACGTCAGGACCGGAAAGACCGCACCGGGTGCCTCGGGCGAGATCGAGGACGCCCTGTTCAAGACAGTCCGGGGCAATATCAACGACATCGGCGAAATACTCGACCTCGGTGCGGAGGACAGTGCCGCGGACAACCGCTCCAGGATGGACAGGACGAACATGACCGTTTTCGCCGTGGTTCTGGCTGTGGCCCTGGCAGCCCTGGTCCTCGCCTTCACCACCATCCGGGCGATCCGCCGGGCCGTGGACCGCATTCTCTCCGCTTCGGAGGCCGGCAGGGAGGGGAATCTCACGGTCCGGACCTCCCTGGACGGCTCCGACGAGCTCGCGGCGGTGGGCGGAGCCCTCGACGGCATGCTCGACAGCCTCAGAAAAGTGGTGACGGACATCCAGCAGAAGTCGGCCGCGCTTTCGGCCCTCTCGGAAACCACGGCGGCTTCCTGCGAGGAAGTGACCAGCACCACCAACGAGGTGGCGGAGAGCAACTCCCGCCTTGCGGAAGAGGTGAACAGGGGCAGGACCGGCGCCGGGGAGGCGTCGAAAATGGTCCGGGAGATGAACTCCATCATCCTCTCCGCCAAGGAACTGGCGTCAAGCGCCGACCAGAACTCCCGCCAGATGGCGGCCGCGGCGGCCAGGGGCAAAGAGACGGTGGCCCAGTCCATCGGCCACATGGAAAACATCCGGAACGCCGTGGGCGAGACGGAAAAACTCATCACCGACCTCAACAACTACTCGGCCAGGATCGGCGTGGTGGGCACCACCATCACCTCCCTGGCCGACCAGACCAATCTTCTCGCCCTGAACGCCGCCATCGAGGCGGCCCGGGCAGGAGAGGCCGGACGGGGATTCGCCGTGGTGGCCGAGGAAGTCCGGAAGCTGGCGGAACAGTCCCAGCAGGGTGCCCGGGAAGTGGCGGAGCTTGTGGGCAAGATCCTGGAGGGGACGGAGTCGGCGGTAAAATCCATGGAGACGAGCCGGAAGGGCGTGGAAGAAGGTGTGTCCATCGCCCACGTGGCGGGAGAAGCCCTGGAGAAGATCATGGACGCCACGAAAAGCTCCGTGGAGGACATCCGGCGCATCATCGCCGCCACCGATAAGGAGGCGGAACAGTCCGGCCGCGTCATAGCCCTAATCGAGGACACGGCATCGGTCATGGGCAACGCCGACGAGCAGGTCCAGAACGTGGCCGCTTCCATGGAGGAAACCGCCGCCGCCATGGAGAGCGTGGCCACAGGGGCCACGGAGGTGAGCGCCACCGCGGAGGACCTGCGGAAGATCACGGAGCGCTTCATCGTCGACGGCACCCCGCCCCGGGGTCTCGCCCTCCGGTAAAAGTAAAAAGTCGGAAAAAAAGGGGCCTTCCGGCCCCTTTTTCTTTTTGCTCTGCCGCCCTCAGTCCAGCTCGGCGATGACGTCGATCTCGACAAGGATGTCGAGGAGGTCGCTTCCCACCGTCGTCCTCACGGGGAAGGGTTCGTTGAAGAACTCCCTGTAGACCTCGTTGAACGCCCTGAAATCTTTCGTGACCTCCTGGAGATGGGCCGTCACCTTCACCACGTGGTCCATGGAGGCTCCTGCGGCCTCCAGGATGGCCTGCACGTTCTTCAGGGTCTGCCGTGTCTGTTCGGCAACACCCTCGGGCTTCGTTCCCGTTTCGGCATTGAAGGGCCCCTGCCCCGACACGTATACCCGCTTTCCGCAGATGAGCCCCTGGGAATAGGGTCCCACCGGATTCGGCGCCTTGTCTGTCCGGACAACTTTTTTCATGTGTTCTTCCTCCTTTTCGATTATCTCCGTTGTTCCAGTGCACATCAGTCATACAGATGGCATGCGGCGAAGTGGCCCTCTTTTCGCTCCACAAGATCTGGCACTTCCCGGCTGCAGCGGTCCATCACCCTGAAACACCTGGGATGGAACGGGCATCCCTGCGGAGGGTTGAGGGGGCTCGGCACGTCCCCCTTCAATATGATCCTCTCGCTCTTTTTCCCCGGCTCCGGGACAGGCGCGGCGGAAAGCAGGGCCTGGGTATAGGGATGCAGGGGGGAGGAGAAAAGAACATCCGTCCGGGCCGTCTCGACAATGCGCCCGAGGTACATGACGGCCACTCTGTCGCTGATGTGTTTCACCACGCTGAGATCATGGGCTATGAACAGGTAGGTCAGGGACAGTTTTTCCCGCAGTTCCGCCAGGAGGTTGATGACCTGGGCCTGAATCGAGACATCCAGGGCCGACACAGGCTCGTCGGCCACCACCAGGGACGGGTGGAGAACAAGGGCTCTGGCGATGCCGATGCGCTGCCGCTGGCCTCCGCTGAACTCGAAAGCGTATCGGTTCAGAACTGACGAATCCAGCCCCACCTCTTCCAGGATCTGAACGACCCTGTCATCCCGCTCCGCCCGTGATGAGGCGAGACCATGGGCTGCCAGCGGCTCCCCCACGATGGCGGAGACGGTCATCCGGGGGTCGAGGGACGCGAAGGGGTCCTGGAACACCATCTGGAAATTCCGTCTCGCCCGGCGAAGCTCCTCGCCTCCGAGGGCCAGCAGGTTCTTCTCCCGGAACAGCACCTCCCCGGAGGTTACCGGCAGGAGCCGCAGCACCGCCCGTCCGGTGGTGGACTTGCCGCAGCCCGACTCGCCCACGAGGCCCAGGGTCTCCCCTTTGTCCAGGTGGAAGGAAACTCCGTCCACCGCCTTCACATGGGCCGTAACGCGCTGCAGAAGCCCCGACCGCACGGGAAAATGCTTCTTCAGGTTTCTGACGT
The sequence above is drawn from the Aminivibrio pyruvatiphilus genome and encodes:
- a CDS encoding SDR family oxidoreductase — translated: MDFGLTDKTVLVLASGSGLGKAVAGEFLKEGALVVISGRGEEKLAAAAADLEKISGRRPRYLPCDVTRPGDLKRLVAFASEKTGSVDVLVNNAGGPPAGTFESFDDETWVKAFELTLLSCVRATREVLPLMKAKGWGRIINSTSSSVREVLENLILSNTFRLGVVGLTKTLSAEFAPYGILVNAIGPGRFDTERIRQLDRALAERKGLPVEDVSRTALSRIPLGRYGDPAEYGRLAVFLGSEANTYITGQTILADGGMVKAVP
- a CDS encoding methyl-accepting chemotaxis protein — translated: MNKLTLRARLWILALVPVLGVIGTSVFSMYSANSVYSDLLERIHKEAFVAQSLVINGDRDLYQALVAKQALLAGGPGPDFEKNLKDFRENVVQVKDRLNRAEQILSAHRSGWSDFRLEGKPESIFDEFTALKADFPRWETASEKQIEDVRTGKTAPGASGEIEDALFKTVRGNINDIGEILDLGAEDSAADNRSRMDRTNMTVFAVVLAVALAALVLAFTTIRAIRRAVDRILSASEAGREGNLTVRTSLDGSDELAAVGGALDGMLDSLRKVVTDIQQKSAALSALSETTAASCEEVTSTTNEVAESNSRLAEEVNRGRTGAGEASKMVREMNSIILSAKELASSADQNSRQMAAAAARGKETVAQSIGHMENIRNAVGETEKLITDLNNYSARIGVVGTTITSLADQTNLLALNAAIEAARAGEAGRGFAVVAEEVRKLAEQSQQGAREVAELVGKILEGTESAVKSMETSRKGVEEGVSIAHVAGEALEKIMDATKSSVEDIRRIIAATDKEAEQSGRVIALIEDTASVMGNADEQVQNVAASMEETAAAMESVATGATEVSATAEDLRKITERFIVDGTPPRGLALR
- a CDS encoding RidA family protein, which codes for MKKVVRTDKAPNPVGPYSQGLICGKRVYVSGQGPFNAETGTKPEGVAEQTRQTLKNVQAILEAAGASMDHVVKVTAHLQEVTKDFRAFNEVYREFFNEPFPVRTTVGSDLLDILVEIDVIAELD
- a CDS encoding ABC transporter ATP-binding protein produces the protein MTDRLLDVRNLKKHFPVRSGLLQRVTAHVKAVDGVSFHLDKGETLGLVGESGCGKSTTGRAVLRLLPVTSGEVLFREKNLLALGGEELRRARRNFQMVFQDPFASLDPRMTVSAIVGEPLAAHGLASSRAERDDRVVQILEEVGLDSSVLNRYAFEFSGGQRQRIGIARALVLHPSLVVADEPVSALDVSIQAQVINLLAELREKLSLTYLFIAHDLSVVKHISDRVAVMYLGRIVETARTDVLFSSPLHPYTQALLSAAPVPEPGKKSERIILKGDVPSPLNPPQGCPFHPRCFRVMDRCSREVPDLVERKEGHFAACHLYD